DNA sequence from the Lycium barbarum isolate Lr01 chromosome 5, ASM1917538v2, whole genome shotgun sequence genome:
tcatcatgcattcacgttatattccgctcatgttatgcctcatgatgattcagcaagtcatgtggttcgctcggtcacatgtagtaaggcaccgagtgccctgtttcgcccaggccatgattcggggcgtgacagtttgctcgtgaattgttttgaatattataacATAAAAATCAATACAAAGCATGAACATCATAAATTGTTACCAATTTGATTATGAGAATGCAACAAACCTGTATTTTGAAAACTCAATTTTTTCTACCATTTTGCTCTCTTAAAAAACGAAGTCTAAAACAATAACGGTGACAAGAATGGACAGATGATGCTATTCCAGCAAATTAGTCACAGTCTCCGTTTAGAACCCTTAGTTCCCGAGTTCGAGTCTAGGTGTGTGCGTTCAAGTAAAAacataacattttttttttcaattttattctGTTACTTAGATAATCaccaaaacttcaacaaatgaTGTACCAAAGTACTTTAATTTTTTTGAACAAAAACACACTTAGTTTTgctatttgattaaaaaaaacttAGACTTAGAATGAAATGTCCTACTACATACTCATTTGTTTTAAGATAACACATTGACGATTCTTATACTTTGAATGTAGTGTCAACTCCTTATTTCTTAACATAATACGTAATGATTTAAGCCACTTTTAATATTGAAGTACCTATGAACTAAAATGAGTTATAAATAGCAAATTGCTGAACATTCATGTAAACACCGAGGATAATCGTTAACGAACATTAATATTAAATTTAGTAACATAAAAATCAATACAAAGCATGGATATCCCTAAACTCAATGCTCACCACCTCATCCGCTGTTGGAGTTTTCCTCTCCTTCATCTATTAGGAAATGTCCACCTCGTCCACGACCTCGACCTCAATCAGCTACACTGTAATCCCTTCCCCTCCTGCAATATCAAGCATTCGAACATCTCCACGAGTCCACGATCCCTCATACGGGTTGACCCATCTTTTTTTTTACCCACCTTCTTTCTCACCTTCTTCGTTCCTTTTTCCGTTCTAGCCTTATTACGATTCGTTTTTGGCCTCGCTTTTCGTCAAGCTAGAGGAGGATCAAGGATGGGAGCGTACCATCTTTACCAAAATTAGGAAATGCATTACGTGCTGCCTCGGCCATTTTGTCGTCCCAATTTAACAAGTCTTTCTCCAATTCCAACTTCAACTTGATGTAATCCATCTTGTCGTTCGAGTCCATACCAATATCAGTTAAGTGCTCAACACAAGTCACCGCCTCCTTGTATTGCTTATACTCCTTAGTCATTTTTGGGTAAACTCCGTAGAAAAACTTTTTTCAAATGAGGGTGAGAAACATCCTTCCTCCATCTTCTTAAAAATTACTTTTTAAATTTCTAGGTGGGGCATTACTTTCATTATGTGACAACAAATAATGTCATGGAACTCGAAGCACATGCAGTTACAGCTAAGGTAATCGCCTTTAGTCCTGTATTCAACTATGAATACAAATTCATTCCCATAAAAGTCATTCCCTATGGAATCATCTCTAATATTGAATTTCTGGGCATCAGGTGTCGATTCACCAACAAAAGGAGACAAATTATAGTGCACCATTTTAGCGATTTGTGCTTGAATCATCTTAAATATGGTTCGTGTTAGCACATTATGCAGTTGGACTTCCCAATAAAAGCCAGATTCACACTTAATCTTGGTGTACTTAGACTTGTGCTCAACTTTCAACTCCTGTTCATGCTTATCCCGAAGTGCAACCTCGTACTGTTCCACAAAAGTTTTCAGTGTGTTCCTGCCATTTACATAGTCATCAAACTACACATGCATTGCCCGCTCCTCTGCATTGATTTCATTCCAGCCCAAAAGTAATGTCTCAAGTAAACTGGAACCCAATTTTGCCTTTCCAGGTACATCTTTATCAGTCATTCATTCCTTTCCATTCCATACCTTCTTACGGAATCTGGCCATCTAGCTTCAAATTCATCTTTGGCAGCACGATAGGCGTGAACGCATCCTTTGCATCATCGTAAATATCTCCAAGACCCTTGAATTTCTTAGGTACCTTTCCAAAGATATGCCTTATGCATAAACGGTTGCTGCCCTGATACTCTCATCTTGATCAGTCAATATATGTTCATAGGtttaacaccccccccccccccatggctTCACTAAATGTTTCAAACAACGAACGATATGTCTCTGTAGTCTCATGTGATATTATTGAACAACCGAGAAGAACCGATTGACAATGGTGGTTGACACCTACGAATGAAGCAAAGGCATCCCACGTCTGTTAAATAGATACGTAGTATCAAAGCTAACCACATCATGAAATTCTTGGTTAGCTGCCTTATATTGAGGATGCACCCAAATTACATTCCTCAATCGCCCAAGACCATCTAAGTCGACCAAATCAAAGAAGTCTTTTTCCTTCTTTTGCATTTCACAAAAGAACTTTTTCAGTGACTGAGCATCAGTTTCATCCATTCTCAACCTCCTAGTACCGTGAATGTAATTTCTGCAATCCTCCGACAAACATCCCAATTTGGCAGGCCCCCTGCTTAAGCCTGGTTTGCTCTAATATTCTTAGCAACTCTAACACCTGCTCTATCATTAGCTTCCAGTGTCATCTTTAAACGACTAGACATAACCCTATGTCTAGCCATAAGTCTAGACATTGAAGGATCCAATTCGTGCGAGTGATGTAAAATAGTCCTAGTTATACGTCAAAATCCATCACAATCAAACGTAGCGTTAACCCTAGCTGGACATTCGCTTCTCTTACTGATCTTGGAGTCTCTACATTTTCCAGCTTTATCACAAGTGTATAGCACATACTTAGGAGTATTGCTATTCAAGTCATTAGTCACTGATCTCCTAATTATCCAAACCCATTCAGTCTAGCATGTTCCTTATAAAACCATAAAAATCATCTAGGGTTAGGAATTGCATACGTGCCACAAGGCCTTTTTCAGGATCATACCCGATGTCCTTTTTCAACATCATACCATGTCCTTTTTTCAGGAGCATACGTATGTTCAACAGCTTGCATATGATCCCAATGCAATTTTCCAAGCCTACATTTTCTGTTGAATTTTATGAATCGTCACCGTAAAATGCACCATCATCGTCACTGAACCTAAATAATTCAACCATGGGGTTCTTTAGATTGTTGGGATCACAAGATACTTCACTAGAAGAACTAGAAAATTCTTCGATACTTTCACGATCCATTTTCTTTCAATTtaatgaaaacaaaaaaaattggaagataagGTGAAATTTCAAAGGGAAGGTTAATTTGTGTTGTAGATGAAGAGTATAAAGGAAGATTACAAAATTTGAGAGGGAAAATTATGAACCCACGGCTAAGCAATGGAAGAGCAAAGGAAAGATAAAATGAATGAATTTTCAAGATAAATTTGTGTTGTATATGAAGATTCTAACGCCTAAGATAAATTGCTGAAAAGTTCTTTTTATTTGCACAATATTTTATGTGATAACACGttaatcaataaattattttttggagGGAATTGTTAAGTATTTTGGAGGGAAAGCTCGGCGCCTAAATTGCATTGTAACCTTTCCTAATGCACTTATTTACAGTTTCTTCGGACATTTTCTGGACAAGTCATTTTGGACAAagatcatttttcatttttctttttctagagCCGTCTTCTTGGACAAAAATAAAGGGTTACACGAAATGAGGCTGATGTTGCGTGGTGAATTTTGAAGTGTCAGGTTTCTTAGACTTGTGGGTAAATTTTTGGTACTTAGCATAGGATACTACTGATACTAGTAAGAACATAATAGGTGAATAACAATCATGCAGAACTAGAATTTTCTTTAGGGGTGGCAGGGATTATATAGGacaaaaataagaagaaaagtCTCAAAGAAATCCAAATAAGCAGGAAGAGCAGTACTCCCATTTATTCAATCATTCAAAACATCTAGTAATTTTACTTGAAGAAATTCCTCATATTTGGTCTAGTACACAGTAAATAGAATCAACTTCTAACTTCTACAGAAGCACAATGAAATTTGATTCAATCATTCAAGTACTGAATCGACTTCCAAGAATTTTTTGTATGCTGAAGCTAAAGAACCAAGATTTACACCACCAGATGGATCAGTAATACAAATGCATTTTTATTCAGATTGACAGATACAAACACCGTTGGAAGCGGAGAGAAAACCACCCAACACACATAAACTCTGTACAAGTAACTGAACTGCCTATCAAAATAGGTTGAAACTAACTATAAGTAGAAGGCAACACTTTTAAGCAGAAGTTTCAACAAGGTAAACCAAGAAAATATTGGCAGGAGGAAAGCACTCGGAATCATTTTGTTAGATTCGCCTTTGTCTCTTAGACGAAACGGCAGCTTCAGACCACGACGAGGGCTTAAATCCTCCAACCAGCAGCTTTGATGCAGCAGAGGCGTTTATTTTTCTCTTCTTAGATTCTAGTTCTGAATGCTTGGAGGAACCAGACGATCCAGAGAAGATTGATCCAGAGTAAATGATGGCCCGTTTATCCCTTCTGTTCCTATCGAACTTATGAGTAAATTTAACACTTGCAGCAGTTGCAGCATCCTCTGCAGAAGGTGGTAGTAACCTAATACCAAGTCCTATTTTCTTAGCAGCAGCCTCTTCTTCGGCAACTCTTTTCTTTTGACCCTGTACACATGCAACAGAGGATGATAAGGACTCAAAGTGTTAGAGATAAAGGGAaaaagaagaaagtgaagaaAACAATCAATAACAAGAGCATACCCTAAGCTTGGCTCGCAGAGCCTTGTTCATGGCATAATCATCTGAATGTCTAGTGTCAGATACTCGCTGAAGACGAACAAGTAAAGGCTcagcttctttcttcttcttcaagtcTTCCTCCTGGTGCTCAAGGCGATAAAAGGGATCCACCAACTTAGTTTTGTCTGTTGGATAGAAAAGTAGATCATGTATTAACAAACTTAATTCCTCCTAATAATAAGAGTACAATAAAAAAAATACTGTATGAAATATTGCAGAAATTACTTCTATGCACCTGTGCATGCAGTAGCTTCTCTAAGTGACAATTGCAACATGACGAAATGCACCAAACAATTCTTCAATGTAACGATAACGCTTACCTTCATCTACTGGGAGTACTAAGGTTTCGGCATCTTCAGCATCATAATCTTCAGTCTTCTTTTGAGCTCCACTAATAATTACATACGCACAGTTTTTTGGATCTGTTTGAATGACAATTTCATGCTTGCAGCATGCAGATTTCATTGTAAAGCTCCATATCTAACACAAGTAGGGAATTACGATCAGCAAACAGAAAACCAAGAGTCATTTGAGTTGGCAAGGTTTTGGTGTACAAGTGAGAATTTTCTGTCTCATTAACTGCATCCTGAAAAAAGCTTACCTTTGTGGAGTAATAATTTCCTACTTGCTTTTTCTCAGCATTGAACCTCACACCCTTGGCAATCATCGACTGACATCCCCCACACCAGATATTGTATGGCATCTCAAACCTACAACAAAAGGGTATCATTGGGTAGTGAGTGACGATGCTCAGAACAGCAGAGCTACAAAAAAAATAATGCATGAGAATACTAATGAGAAAATGATGCATGAGCAAAACACTTTATTTTTCCATCTTTGTAACTGCACTGATTTCTTTCCATCTATTTTTCCAtctagtagttaatgctcctttctttccggactgttctaccatgactttctcgcttttgttattccttgttttcctattgttttcgatatgcttggtcctatctgaccttttgtcttgttttcctctcttgtattcctctcttgagccgagggtctttcggaaacagccgccctacctttcaaggtgggggttaggtctgcgtacactctaccctccccagaccccacatggtgggattatactgggcttcttgttgttgttgtttgttgtaaCTGCACTGATTTCCACCATCATCATTTCCGAGATAGTGAACTTAGTGAACTATCGATGTTGTTAAGCAGGATGCTTCCCAAAACTTTCAGGTTCAAGTATGCATCTTGAACCATCATGCTTCCCGATGTCAATTGAAGCCAGCTGAGACCCCAATGTGTTTATATGAATCTTACTGTTCTcagttaaaaaataaaatcatgCTGACAAATTCTCCAGGTTTAGCAATTATAAAACAAAGGAAGCAAGTCCGACTAcgcctctctttttttttttttcttcttttttctatttAAATTAGTAACATGCATTACAAAGTTTTACGAGGAATATAAATGCTTTCCTGACAAATGAGGAAGGTTTTATGAGATGTTCCTTAGAGTTGCAGTTTAACAACATGGTAAATGTCACTTTTGTTTTGGATAAAAAGAATAAAATTAAGATATCTTGAAGTCCATTTGACACCAAAGCAATAGGTAACAAATGCAATGTGGTGGTAAACATCGCTTTAAATTCTTCAATCCAAAAATACATGTGCATCTTTCTTCTCCCCATCCAGATTATTGGCTTCtagttcaaaatgttttttaTGCTGTTCATAATGTTAAGAACAAGTACCTTATAATTAAAATGCCCTGGTCTATCTTTCTTGCTCTCTCTCTGAGCGCATGTTGACCATTGAACTTGTTCAGTGAACCCTGAAAGAAAATGAATTACTAACTAGAACCCTTTTTTGAATCCAACATTCCACTACAtacagaaataaaataaaataaaataagcaaCAATATCTATAACTACTTACCTTCTTGGGAGACCATTCTGGAGGATAGTAAAAGTTGTCTGCCCTAGCAGCTGCAAGTGAAGACTGCAAAACACAtaaaaataataaacaacaatTTAGTTCTAGCATTTAGaaagttaaaaattaaaaaaaaaaaatgagaatgcAAGCGGAAAGTTTATTAGTAGCTTAGGCAGCGTTGTGCTATAAATTGTGTTACTGCACCTATTGTACAGTTAGTTAAAGATCAGTCTTTTGCACGGTTATTTATCACACGACTGTGAAGATCGATAAGAATACAAGAAAATATACAGAGCTCCCTGATGAATTATAGAGCATTTGACAATGTTGGATGGGTAAGAAAAAGAAAGAGCAACTGAGATGATAAGAAGGGCAAGTAAAAGAGGAGAGATACATGTCCTATCTGTTAGGAAGAAATGACTGGAAGGCCAAACGTTCTGTCCATATTAGCTTTCTCAACCTCCCAACAAAAtgggaaaaaaaattaagagtAAAACCTCCTCACACCTCTTACAATCTTACAAAAAAAGAGGACGCAACGAGGTAGTTCTCATGGGATAAAATGCAGAAAGCCCCCTTCCCTTTTCCCTTGCCGTATCCTTACATGAATCACACATATAATTAGAAGGAATGGATCACAATTTCAGATAGTGTCATAGGTTTCATTATTACAACATATGAACTCATATCCATCTGTGAAGACATTATACTGAAAGATCCTCTAAAGCCCATTTCTTAGAACTAAATACTAACGCCCAAATTAATACTCACTCCGTTTCAATTTTTTTGTCAggttttgacttggcacggagtgTAAGAAAgtaatgaagacttttgaatcttgtggtcttaaactaaagatatgtagaatgtaccaaaatgccctttaatctgGTGGTCATACACATGCCGTGGGGAAAATTGGACCTAAAAGTtcccaaaaaaaagaaaagagacattcttttttgaaacagactaaaaaggaaagtaagatgcACAAATTGAAATGGAGAGAGAAATCATCAAATCCATCAAGTAACTAACAACACCTCAAACTCAAACTAGTTGCAGTAAGCTATAGTATGGACTTAGGACCATCAAGTAACTAACAACACCTCAAACTGACTGTCAACAAACCAATACCCTCACCCTTTTATCTGGAACTTAGGACCGGCTACACGATGCAAAACTTACATAGCCAACATTCTTCTTCAAAAGTTCAGACCTTTTCTTCCAAGTtatggagcgattaaggtatgttgGGTTTCTATCCACGCCACGTTTGATCCGCAGAATCAAGATTATGCTTtagttcatgataaccctaaatACATGTATAACTAACTATATATCATGCTTATTTTACTGTTTCGTTAATAAAATCAACGTACCgaacatgtctacaagcctctaaagaagAACAATTGTATTGTAcccatcatatatgtatatactctAATCAAATAACAGCTCATCACAATTATACAATCAAAATCAAAATGAACAAATACAATTAAACATTGATATAAACCCTAGATGAACAAACAAAAACAgtaaaaatacaaatttaatCACGATTAACGAAAATTTAATCATGTACGTACCATATTTTTTTCGTGTACAAAGCTTCGATTTTATTTCTTTTATTGGATTTGATTGCAATTTGGGGATCGATTGATGGTTTTATATGTGAAGGAAACGATACCGTTAAGGGAATGGACTAAGGCGGCAGAAGCCCATATTGCAATTGATTGATGGGCCTGGACTAAATAAAGTCCACTAAGCATTGTCATTTGCACTTTGGTACTGGTCTTTAATggacaatttgcaggattgtctttcgctggggtggtctttaatttttatcccttaaattggtggtctttaatttttaaccTTTGCTAAAAATCTTTTCATTTCGGGTTCAAATTCCCATTTAGtcaaaattaacaaaaaaaattgcaaggtagaatttaggcctgaaggtaaaattctgcaaggcaaagttttgaaggcaaatgccttgcgaatgttttttttattttattgagtTGAGGTTCGAACCCATAACCtcagggtattaggcgaaggaaaaaaaattaaagaccgccaatttgaaggacaaaaatcaaagaccaccccaaatgaagggaaatccgtgcaaaaaaaaaaaaaaagctctttAATTTCTGCATTTGTTTGCATGGATTGTACTTCAaatgcgctggtctttaattatttTCCTTTGCTTAAAAAATTGGCCGAAAATACCAGAGGTTCTGagtttgaacccccgctcagtaaaaaaaataaaatcgcAACGCATGGCTTTGTGAAAAATTTGCCTTACGGCACAAGTTTGCCCGAGGCAAACTTTTGCAAGgcagatttctttttttttttttactctgctggatTTCTACAAAAATatcctaattttgctacgaaatttTTTCTtgcgatttatttatttttactgagCGCAGTTCGAACTCAGAACGTCGAGGTATTTTAGgggaaggtcaaaaattaaagatcagcaatttgaggggcaaaaattaaagaccacccccaaataaGGGCAATCGTGGAACTTGCCCTAATTTCTGCCCCtcatgacaatttttttttttttgagacataaatttatattttcacatcataatatcacacaaATTATGTCGGGACCCTTAAATAATTTATGCCCTATTAGGCATAAGAtatattttgaaggacaaaaattaaagaccaccccatttgAAGGACGCACCGTGAAATTTCTTCAAACGTAACGGAATAGCGAATCAGGCCGTAGTTGAGTATTTAGGAAAGAGGCAAGTGCCCAGATAGTGATATTAGGGGGCTGATTTACACATGTGTCTCTTTTCTAGACTAACATTTAGATTGtgtctctttttaaaaaaaattgtgcagATATAACGTTCGAAAATTTATCCTTGCGGAACTTGGGTTTGATGTTTTCTCATATATTGTTCAACTTTGCAGACAATATTAGATTATCGTCTAACATTTGCAATACTTTACAAAATTTTAGATCGTCTCTAATGTTTTCTCATTTTTCAATTTGCTCAAAAGCGATGTTTAGACCGTGATCTAAAAGGTCCATAATTGCAAGAGAAATAAAAAGGAGAGCATTTACTAAACAAATGTCGCAAAAAGGGACAACTATCGAAAATTTCTGGATCTTAGGTCTCTTATTTAAGGCATAGGCACAGTGTATAAGTTTTTGTAAGTTTAGCCAATTTATGATCAACTTGGACATATGCGATCAAAATCACAAAATTGGTTAAAGTTTGGCTTATTTCTTGTGCAAAATTCGGACACATCTGAAGTTTAGACATACACTTCTGAAGTTCGGTTTGCCAAAAACAAACTTCATGCATGCAATTAGAAAACAAGCAAAACTTagatatttttattttaagtctGACATCGCAGTCCAAAAAACTTGAGGCACTTCTCTTCTTTGATCTTCTTTTTCATAATCATATAAGTTTTGGAGGCACTTCTCTTCTTTGATCTTCTTTTGTCCTAATCACATAACAAAtgcttttttccttttcttttcttcaatATCATAACGGCCGGAGATTTGGGTGATTGTCCCTAACCTTAACTGTAGTCCATAATAGAGAATGTGAAATCCTTTCAAGATAAATGCCACTGAAAATTAGTGCACTGATATTATTGTTTATCATTTTTTTTCCACATATATATACCCCTATCTGACACCATCAATACAATATAACTAGGTTCACTTTTTCCAAGCCGTGCGTAGATTGCTAGGTAGAATGATAATATGGATTACACTTGTTCCCCCACCCTACGGCAAATACACTTAGCAATTTAGTCGAAACAGTATGAAAAGCGAATGGAACTTCTCTTATTGGTACCGATATGCATGTTCTCCCTGTAGTAGgaagagagaagagagagttgacttttattaaaaaaaaacaaaaaaacaaaaaaaaaaaaaacaaacaaaacgaaaaaaaggagaaaaagttTAACACTATCAATACAATTTGACTTGTATTGCGTATCTTATTTTTTTAGGTAATTACTTTACTTATCAATCGAGGTTGTAGTAAAGTAATGaatatttttcatcttttattAGATATTGCAGGTTCGAGTCATACTCAAAGTGCTTTAACGAAGGACTTTCCAATCTATCTATGAGTACTAGACACCTAATGCCAGATCCTTCCATTCCCTTCTCCTCGATCTCCATCTCCATCTCCTAATGTaatgaaaaaaaaagtagtaTATATTTGAAGTCATACTAAACACGTAATTTAATAATTTCTTCATGATCATATTCTATCATGTTATGATTTTTCACTACATTTCTGTATAATCTTCTTATTTCTTCCCTTGCGACCTTTGGTTACGAAAGAAGGAATAGAGAAGAAGGTATCAGTAATAATCCGTTTTATTACGGAACAACTCGTGATATTCATATCGATCTATTATGTGTTGAATAATGTTGATCGTCTCGGTATCTAACATTCGGTAAACCTCATATAATAATTGTCTTGGTTTATCTCGAAATAATCCCACGGCTTAAACAATAATACCTCTTGATTTCAAAATCTATATGGTATAATTCAGGGGTTTTGACAATCCACATACATAATGACCCTTTTTTATTCCTTGATATCTAAGGAACATTTATTGGGAAAAGGGTCTACCGCCCTGTTCCTTTAAATTCCACCCAACTCCTCACACAACTCTCTCCACCTTAGCTTTCCTTATTATACACCACATTAAATTAGCTTATTTGCTTATTCACAAGTCTCACATGCAAGCAAAGCTCCATATTTGTCCATTAGATTCAAGCTGTCAACCTTCAAAGTTTCTCAATCtccaagaagaagagaaaaaaaaattgatcccTTAATATTTCTatctcctttatttcattgatgatCATCCATGTTTCCTATTGTGAGCACTATTTTCTTTCAACATGGGCTTAAAGGTTCCTCACGTAATATGCTTTATTCTTTGGCTCTCTCTACTGCTCCTCCTCTTTCAAGAATTCAAATTCTTGAAAACCaacaacaaaatcatcatatctAATAATCACCACCATTTGTTTGGTCAAAGAAAAACACTCATAGCAAGCAATTTTGACTTCACCCCTTTTGTCAAAAATGGTCACCCGCACCACCACCGGAAACATTCCCAGGCAGATGTCCACGAGCAACCGGAGCCAGTCGGAAGTGAGATCGATCAACGATATGGTGTCGAAAAACGCCTCGTCCCGACCGGTCCGAACCCATTGCACCATTAGGGTTTTGGAAGAAAATAACACAACCAAGCTTCCTATTGTTTTATTCTTGAAGAACATGCATCGTGTATGATttagtaagtttttttttttttttttggcatcttGTACATGTACTAAAAACTTGATTATAACATTAGTTTTCCTTAGTTATATTTATGTTAGCTTGAAAACATTTATAAGTATGTCACCATTATATATATTAATCTTTACTATGATGTATAAAACTTTTGGTTGAACAATAAATTGCTTGAAAATTAAGGCAAAATTaggttttcttttttgttttctatCCGATCCGATGTGTCGAAACTACTTTGAAACCCGAATAATCTGATTTAGTGTCGGGAAGTCCCACTTTAAGAAGTAAATCCTCCCTACTAAAGGTGATCTATTTCCAAAAATATCCGCT
Encoded proteins:
- the LOC132641833 gene encoding uncharacterized protein LOC132641833 translates to MSSLAAARADNFYYPPEWSPKKGSLNKFNGQHALRERARKIDQGILIIRFEMPYNIWCGGCQSMIAKGVRFNAEKKQVGNYYSTKIWSFTMKSACCKHEIVIQTDPKNCAYVIISGAQKKTEDYDAEDAETLVLPVDEDKTKLVDPFYRLEHQEEDLKKKKEAEPLLVRLQRVSDTRHSDDYAMNKALRAKLRGQKKRVAEEEAAAKKIGLGIRLLPPSAEDAATAASVKFTHKFDRNRRDKRAIIYSGSIFSGSSGSSKHSELESKKRKINASAASKLLVGGFKPSSWSEAAVSSKRQRRI